In one Juglans regia cultivar Chandler chromosome 11, Walnut 2.0, whole genome shotgun sequence genomic region, the following are encoded:
- the LOC109010931 gene encoding elongation factor Tu, mitochondrial, with product MASVALRNPKYKRLGPFTSQIYWCCRGSARSSLSDSISGNDRVSVPYSWWRSMATFTRTKPHVNVGTIGHVDHGKTTLTAAITKVLAEEGKAKAVAFDEIDKAPEEKKRGITIATAHVEYETAKRHYAHVDCPGHADYVKNMITGAAQMDGGILVVSAPDGPMPQTKEHILLARQVGVPSLVCFLNKVDAIDDPELLELVEMELRELLSFYKFPGDEIPIIQGSALSALQGTNEEIGKKAILKLMDAVDEYIPDPVRQLDKPFLMPIEDVFSIQGRGTVATGRVEQGIIKVGDEVEVLGLRQGAPLKTTVTGVEMFKKILDQGQAGDNVGLLLRGLKREDIERGQVIAKPGTVKTYTKFEAEIYVLTKDEGGRHTAFFSNYRPQFYLRTADITGKVELPENVKMVMPGDNVTAVFELISPVPLEPGQRFALREGGRTVGAGVVAKVLS from the exons ATGGCTTCAGTCGCTCTCAGAAACCCTAAATACAAGCGCCTCGGCCCTTTCACTTCCCAAATCTACTGGTGCTGTAGAGGATCGGCTCGCTCATCTCTCTCCGATTCCATATCCGGAAATGACCGGGTTTCCGTTCCGTATTCCTGGTGGAGATCCATGGCCACTTTCACCCGAAC GAAACCTCACGTGAATGTGGGAACTATTGGGCATGTCGATCATGGGAAGACTACACTGACTGCAGCTATTACAAAG GTGCTAGCAGAAGAAGGGAAAGCTAAGGCTGTTGCGTTTGATGAAATTGACAAGGCTccagaagagaaaaagagaggaattaCAATTGCAACG GCACATGTGGAGTATGAAACAGCTAAGCGACACTATGCACATGTAGACTGTCCAGGACATGCAGATTATGTTAAG AACATGATTACGGGTGCTGCACAAATGGATGGGGGTATTCTTGTTGTATCTGCCCCCGATGGCCCCATGCCGCAGACCAAGGAACATATTCTGCTTGCTCGTCAG GTTGGTGTGCCATCACTTGTGTGTTTTCTAAATAAGGTCGATGCTATTGACGATCCTGAGTTACTGGAGCTTGTGGAAATGGAGCTACGTG AGCTTCTTAGCTTCTACAAATTTCCTGGGGATGAGATCCCTATCATTCAGGGTTCGGCTTTATCTGCATTACAAGGTACGAATGAAGAGATAGGCAAAAAAGCTATCCTGAAATTAATGGATGCTGTGGATGAATACATTCCTGACCCTGTACGCCAGCTTGACAAACCTTTTCTGATGCCTATTGAAGATGTATTCTCAATTCAG gGGCGTGGAACTGTTGCCACTGGTCGTGTTGAACAAGGAATTATTAAAGTTGGTGATGAAGTTGAGGTTTTGGGGTTAAGGCAG GGTGCTCCTTTGAAAACCACAGTCACCGGTGTTGAAAtgttcaagaaaatattagaccaAGGGCAA GCCGGTGACAATGTGGGTCTCCTTCTTCGTGGTCTAAAACGGGAAGACATCGAGCGTGGTCAG GTAATTGCCAAGCCTGGCACTGTTAAAACATACACAAAATTTGAGGCTGAGATATATGTGCTCACTAAAGATGAAGGTGGACGCCATACAGCCTTCTTCTCAAATTACAGGCCTCAATTTTATTTGAGGACTGCAGATATCACTGGGAAGGTAGAATTGCCTGAGAATGTTAAGATGGTTATGCCTGGGGACAATGTGACTGCAGTATTTGAGCTGATTTCACCTGTTCCACTTGAACCAG GACAAAGATTCGCCTTGAGGGAGGGAGGTAGAACGGTTGGTGCAGGTGTGGTTGCAAAAGTGCTGAGCTGA
- the LOC109010932 gene encoding GDSL esterase/lipase At1g54790-like, with protein MALKVHMFQVLAATTFLIFLPITSPAANFNFPAVFNFGDSNSDTGGLAAGVAFPVKPPNGQTYFLEPSGRFCDGRLIIDFLMNATDLPFLNPYLDSVGAPNFQTGCNFAAGGATILPANAASTCPFSFGIQVAQFVRFKDQVLELLAKDKKLQKYLPSEQSFRQALYMFDVGQNDLDGAFYSKSEDQVLALIEILLTELETGIERLYSEGARNFWIHNTGPLGCLPRIIAKFGTDASKIDQLGCVNSHNHAANQFNMQLHDLYTKFRLKFPEANFTYVDIFSIKFNLISNYSQYGFKQPIAACCGYGGPPLNFDSRIACGQTKVINGSSATANPCNNTAEYVNWDGNHYTEAANEHVSSQILTGNYSESPVLGDYAGYLPGPKFFDPKTL; from the exons ATGGCTCTTAAAGTCCATATGTTTCAAGTACTGGCCGCCACAACTTTCCTTATCTTCTTGCCTATAACTAGCCCTGCTGCCAACTTCAATTTTCCGGCCGTTTTCAACTTTGGCGATTCAAATTCAGATACTGGTGGCTTGGCTGCAGGAGTTGCTTTCCCGGTTAAACCACCTAATGGACAGACCTACTTCCTTGAGCCATCTGGGCGATTCTGCGATGGCCGTTTGATCATTGATTTTCTAA TGAATGCAACGGATCTACCATTTCTCAATCCATATTTGGATTCTGTTGGTGCACCAAACTTCCAAACAGGGTGTAACTTTGCAGCCGGGGGGGCGACCATACTTCCGGCCAATGCAGCCTCGACATGCCCTTTTTCGTTTGGGATTCAGGTTGCTCAATTTGTCAGATTCAAGGATCAAGTCCTTGAATTGCTAGCAAAAG ACAAGAAACTTCAAAAGTACCTTCCCTCAGAACAATCATTCAGGCAGGCCCTATACATGTTTGATGTGGGTCAGAATGATCTCGATGGTGCATTTTACTCAAAATCAGAAGACCAAGTTCTTGCTTTGATTGAGATTCTCCTAACAGAATTAGAGACTGGAATTGAG AGATTATACAGTGAGGGTGCAAGGAATTTTTGGATTCATAACACAGGTCCCCTTGGATGCTTACCTAGAATCATTGCAAAATTTGGAACAGACGCATCGAAAATCGACCAATTAGGATGTGTAAACTCACATAACCATGCTGCTAATCAATTCAACATGCAGTTGCATGACCTCTATACAAAATTCCGGCTAAAATTCCCAGAAGCCAACTTCACTTATGTTGACATCTTCTCCATAAAATTCAACCTCATTTCAAATTACTCTCAGTATG GATTTAAACAACCTATAGCAGCTTGCTGTGGATATGGTGGGCCGCCATTGAACTTTGACAGCCGAATTGCTTGTGGCCAAACAAAAGTTATTAATGGAAGCTCGGCGACAGCAAATCCATGCAATAATACTGCTGAATACGTGAACTGGGATGGAAACCATTACACTGAAGCTGCAAATGAACATGTTTCATCACAGATATTAACAGGAAATTATTCAGAGTCACCAGTCTTGGGGGATTATGCAGGGTATCTTCCAGGACCCAAGTTCTTTGACCCAAAAACACTTTAA
- the LOC109010933 gene encoding E3 ubiquitin-protein ligase SP1 — MMIPWSGLSCCLSAAALYVLGRSSGRDAEILKSVTRVNLLKDLGPLLDAGCILPLVVTISGRVSAETPISCEFSGLRGVIVEETAEQHFLKHNDAGSWIQDSALMLSMSKEVPWYLDDGTGRVYVLGARNASGFALPVGSEVFEESGRSLVRGTLDYLQGLKMLGVKRIERVLPTGTSLTVVGEAVKDDVGTVRIQRPHKGPFYVSPKAIDQLIANLGKWARWYKYASMGLTVFGVYLIAKHSFHYIMERRRRWELQKRVLAAAAKRSGQDNEGLTEKPANESDGAIRDHLMPDICVICLEEEYNAVFVPCGHMCCCTTCSWHLTSCPLCRRRIEQVVKTFRH; from the exons ATGATGATTCCATGGAGTGGACTCAGTTGCTGTTTGAGTGCAGCTGCTCTTTATGTTCTTGGAAGGAGCAGCGGGAG GGACGCAGAGATTCTTAAGTCAGTCACCCGGGTCAATCTGTTGAAGGATTTGG GACCATTATTAGATGCTGGGTGTATATTACCTTTGGTTGTCACAATTTCTGGAAGAGTTAGTGCTGAAACCCCAATCAGCTGTGAGTTCAGTGGTTTACGGGGAGTAATTGTAGAGGAAACG GCAGAACAACATTTTTTGAAACACAATGATGCTGGCTCATGGATACAGGATTCTGCTCTGATGTTATCCATGAGTAAAGAGGTTCCATGGTATTTG GATGATGGAACTGGTCGTGTATATGTGCTGGGAGCTAGAAATGCATCAGGTTTTGCATTACCAGTTGGAAGTGAGGTGTTTGAAGAGTCAGGAAGATCCCTGGTACGTGGAACGTTAGACTATCTCCAAGGCCTCAAG ATGCTTGGAGTCAAGCGAATTGAACGAGTACTTCCTACTGGTACTTCCTTGACTGTTGTTGGTGAG GCTGTCAAAGATGATGTTGGAACAGTTCGGATTCAAAGACCCCATAAAGGGCCATTTTATGTTTCTCCCAAGGCTATTGATCAGCTCATAGCAAATCTTGGGAAGTGGGCAAG GTGGTATAAGTATGCGTCTATGGGTTTGACCGTGTTCGGCGTTTATCTCATCGCTAAGCATTCTTTCCATTATATCATGGAGAGAAGGCGACGTTGGGAGTTGCAGAAAAG GGTTCTTGCTGCTGCTGCCAAGAGATCCGGACAAGATAATGAAG GTTTAACTGAAAAGCCTGCCAATGAATCAGATGGTGCTATAAGAGACCATCTAATGCCAGATATATGTGTCATATGTCTTGAGGAGGAATACAATGCCGTTTTTGTCCC GTGCGGTCATATGTGCTGTTGTACAACGTGCTCTTGGCACTTGACCAGCTGTCCTCTTTGCCGACGACGAATCGAGCAAGTAGTGAAGACATTCCGACATTGA